Genomic DNA from Shouchella patagoniensis:
ACAGCTTTCGTTTTTAACAAAATAGCTAAGCGCCCAATTTTCGATTAGCTGGGCGTTTAGCTTCTTTTTTTTTGCCAATTTACATATGATAAATCAATCTAAGAAATGATGGACCTTGGTCGAAAAGGAGTGTATGTTCCATGCCTGATGCATCTTGGCCAACAGAATTTCAAGAACTTTCTATTAATTTAACTAAACCGGCATTACACCAATTTATTAAAGGCATGATGGCCGATGAATATGCTCTATTTTGGCGTTATGATGCCAAAACCATTTTTTTAATGGTTGAGCTTGGTGATTTTATTCATGAACTTCCATTTATACGTAATGAGCACTTTTTAACAATGCGTGCTCGAGTCCTTTATATTTACGATTCAGGGCTCTCAAATGCTCTAGAAAAACTGCTCCAAACCGAAAAAGGAAATGGAATTGTTAAACGGTCAAGTGATGGACCACAGTATATCACATCTTACCAACGTGGAGACATTGAATCAATGATTGAAATTGATGGGAGTGAGAAAATCATGATGAACAAAAACGGCTCAATGATTCAGTATAAAGATGACGGAAAAGCCCTTGGACCTAAAACATTATTTAATATGATGAACATGGAAATTGACTACATTCTCATGGAGTTGTTCGAGTCAATTGAGTTGAAAGACAAAGCGAAAGTTTCTCTCCATAAACAACGGCTAAAAAAACTTGTCACCCGAAGACAGCAAGTGGAACAATTGTTAAAGAAATAACCCTTTATGCAAGCACCCTCTCCGTGCTTGCTTTTTTACGGACGCTTATCTCTATTTTGGACAAGCTTTTTTACTCTTTTATTAATAAAATCAGCGAAGAATGCAGCAAAACTTTTTTTTCTTCCCTAAAAGAAGTAAAATAAAGGGATACTGTTTTAGCATTGAGGTGACAGCGTGAACAAACATCTACAAGAATCCCTTCTTCTTCAACTAGAAGTAGACCTTTCATCAACATATCGGAAACTCGTTTCTTCTAGATACTTTTCACCTGCCCATTTAGAAGCACTAAGTCATGAGGCAAAAATGACGGTTGAAAATCAAAACCGAGAACATCGATTGCTTTCTTATATGATATTTATTCAATTCATATACAACAAAGCGAAAACAGAGGAACGCTTCGAATTGTACGAACGACGAATTGGTCACTTCTTTGAGGCGGTTTCATCCTATATAACAGATCTACTAAAAGAACAAACCGGCAGTAAGCAAGAACGAGCTTATGCAAAATTGCTGTTTACAAGATTAAAACAAACGGCTCCACAGCCATTTAGTCCTTATCCTCAGTTAATGTTGCGTAGTTTACCGGTCCTCTCTGCGGGTTCTCTTGAATCATTGGATCGGTTATTTCAAGATCGTTTTGACTTGAATCATTCGAAAGAAACAGCAATCGCCATTAGTTATTTTTATTTATTTATCGGGAAAGAATCAGTTGCTTTAAAGGAGTTAAATAATTTCTCTAAAATTTTACTTCCCCACGAAATCGAACAACACATTAAATTAATGACGAAACGTGAACGTTTTACCCAAATCATACAGTGGATTGATATCTTATTTGAGCGCTCTTCCAATAAACTAGGTTCGCTTCAACAATATGCAGACCAAGCTGAAACAGCTCTCCAATCTGCATCAATCCATTTTGGAAGCTGGGATAGATGGCTTCATGCACCATCAATTAAACGATTTAACGCCTTAATTGCTCCGCTCAGTTCCGAACAAGTTGATGCAGTTCTTTCTTATATCCTGCCAAAGTTAGCTGATTTGTTGCATACGGATGCCGCTAAACTTGCATATGTTCAATTGCTTCATCAGTATTCGTATTATGTCGAAGCACGTGATTATTTTTTGTCTGCAGAGCCTAACCCGATTTCTATGCAAGAACCAAAAATTCGTTTACTTAAGACACTTGCCCAACAAGAACCCACTTTAGCGCTTCCAGTTTTTCATCAATTTATTGTAAGACTGGTAGAGAAACGTTCAAGGAAACATTACGTAGAAGCTGCTGATTACACAATGGAGCTAAAATCCATTTATAGTGCTCTTGGGCAACAAGACATATATGTATATTTTATCCAAGAGTTAAAACGCAGCTATAAATCTTACCGTGCGTTCATAGAGGAGTTGAAACGCCGTGAAACATAACCGCATATGGGTCCATAGCGGATGGATCGGCAACCGCTTTATTATTTGGGGTGAAACCCACCCGAAGCAAGGTCATTCACAAAATGGATTTATTTATCCATTTCTCGTTTCACCTTTTGAGCTGAAACTGCGATTATTTCGTCATGATGAAGTTTCCTTTTATGGAACATTTATTACAACAACCCGAGCTCTATTACAAGTACCTTTGCTTAAAAGACGTTTTCAATCACCGGCTGGAGAAAGCACTGTTTATCAAGCCGATGAACAATGGAAATCCTATACATTCCCAATTGAAGGTATTCAGCAAACTCTATCAGAGTTTATTCACTCCTTTATGCTTTTTAAATCTTGGGTGACCGACGATCAACTAGTTCTCAGCGACGATTTCACAGGTTGGATTTCGTTTATGGACGATCTTTATGAAGTCATTGGGTCAGGAGCAGTGCGTCCAGATAAAAATGGAACTTGGAGTTTACTCGTTGCTGATGAGTGGTATGATCAGCAACTTCAACATTTTCCAGAATCAACCTTTGCTCTTACTGCTGATCAATCTACCATGAAAGAACGAACAGAAAATGAAGAACGTGCTTCAAGAATTGATTTATTAAAACAAATTATTGATTCAGCGATACGCTCGCTTTTAAATGAAGGAGTTGAAGTGAAGAAAGCATACAACGTATGGGAACATTCAATTGATACGAATTTAAAACCTTTCATTCGATCATTAGGACAGGACCAACCTTTTCGTGCAACAATATCAAGAAAAGATTCTTTGTTTGATGAAGAAGTAGGACTAAAACAAGCAGATCCTTTTCAAACAGCTCTCGTCTTAATTGAACCAAAAACGCCAGACAACAGTTGGTCTGTTTCGCTTTCATTAGCTGATAAGCACCAACCTGATAAGTTGACTAGTATGGATAAACTAATGGCAGGAAACCATCCTTGGCTTACCAACCCTGTACCAAGGCTAAAAAGCGATGTGAAACAAATTGCCTCCCATTTGCCGCTATTAAAAAGATTATCGCTGTCATCTCCTACATTAGACGTCTCAGCGGATGAAGCATATGCGTTATTTACGGACCACCATCAGCTGTTATCTAATCTAGGCATTAAGCTAATCGTTCCAAACTGGGTGAAACGACCAAAAACGATCAGTGTCCAGCTTTCTGAGAAGAATGAACCTCAAGAACATGGAGCAGATCCAATTTTAAACTGGCAAAGTCTAGCAGATTTTCAATACACGATTGCACTCGGTGATCAAACCCTTAGCGAAGATCAATTTAACGAATACGTAGAAGGAAGAAAACCATTTATTTACGTGGAAGGCGAGTGGCTTGCCTGGGATCCAGCATTAGCTGCTCAACTTAAATCATATTTAGAAAGAGTAAATGAACGTTACTCTTATTTAGATGCGTGGAAAATGGTTGAAACAAATAATTTCCCAGAGGAATTACAAGAAGTTACTATGCAAATTGATTGGTCTGACGAGCTTGAACAGAAATTAACGGATCTTTATCGACAAACCCCAAAACCAATTAATCTTCCCGTTTCCTTTAACGGTACATTACGTTCGTATCAAAAAGAAGGCGTTGATTGGTTAGCCCACTTGCGAAAAATTGGATTTGGAGGATGTCTGGCTGATGATATGGGACTTGGTAAATCAATTCAAACAATCGCCTATATCCTTTATGTATTACAAGAGCAACCAGCGAAGAAGGCACCGTTCTTATTGATATGTCCTACATCATTACTATTTAATTGGACAAACGAATGTGAAAGGTTCGCTCCAGGGCTAAAAATCTTCATACATCATGGTACAGACCGCTTAGATGAAAAAGATAGTCGTCTTCACAACGTTGATTTAGTATTAACTTCATATACACTCGCCTTGAAAGACGCTCATTTTTTTGAAGAGATTCATTGGAATGGTCTAATTTTAGATGAAGCTCAACATATTAAAAATAAAGAAACCAAACAACGTAAAGCAATCCGAAAAATTCAAGCCACTCACCGTCTTGCGTTGACTGGCACACCCATCGAGAATAGGTTAACCGAACTTTGGTCGTTAATGGATCTTTTAAATCCATCATTGCTCGGTAATTTTCAACGTTTTTACCAAACTTATATCCGTCCAATTGAGCGTGATAGCGATGAGTCAACGCAGCAAGAATTGCAAGCTTTAATTCGTCCATTTTTATTACGCCGTACAAAAAACGATCCAGCAACGGATCTTCAACTACCAGAGAAACTAGAGCAAACAGAATTTG
This window encodes:
- a CDS encoding DEAD/DEAH box helicase, translating into MKHNRIWVHSGWIGNRFIIWGETHPKQGHSQNGFIYPFLVSPFELKLRLFRHDEVSFYGTFITTTRALLQVPLLKRRFQSPAGESTVYQADEQWKSYTFPIEGIQQTLSEFIHSFMLFKSWVTDDQLVLSDDFTGWISFMDDLYEVIGSGAVRPDKNGTWSLLVADEWYDQQLQHFPESTFALTADQSTMKERTENEERASRIDLLKQIIDSAIRSLLNEGVEVKKAYNVWEHSIDTNLKPFIRSLGQDQPFRATISRKDSLFDEEVGLKQADPFQTALVLIEPKTPDNSWSVSLSLADKHQPDKLTSMDKLMAGNHPWLTNPVPRLKSDVKQIASHLPLLKRLSLSSPTLDVSADEAYALFTDHHQLLSNLGIKLIVPNWVKRPKTISVQLSEKNEPQEHGADPILNWQSLADFQYTIALGDQTLSEDQFNEYVEGRKPFIYVEGEWLAWDPALAAQLKSYLERVNERYSYLDAWKMVETNNFPEELQEVTMQIDWSDELEQKLTDLYRQTPKPINLPVSFNGTLRSYQKEGVDWLAHLRKIGFGGCLADDMGLGKSIQTIAYILYVLQEQPAKKAPFLLICPTSLLFNWTNECERFAPGLKIFIHHGTDRLDEKDSRLHNVDLVLTSYTLALKDAHFFEEIHWNGLILDEAQHIKNKETKQRKAIRKIQATHRLALTGTPIENRLTELWSLMDLLNPSLLGNFQRFYQTYIRPIERDSDESTQQELQALIRPFLLRRTKNDPATDLQLPEKLEQTEFVQLSIEQAALYQAIVDEVSNRIQTVSAFERRAMILRTITRLKQICNHPAQFYKDHALEKHDSGKWDMFIHLIDAIHARGESVLIFTQYKEMGKMISAHVQSRLEQQVPFLHGGLSRKQRQEVISQFQNNNDITAFVLSLKAGGVGLNLTKATNVIHYDRWWNPAVENQATDRAYRIGQTKQVQVYKLLTTGTVEERIDRLISGKQALADGILASSASQLTELSDEELLAFIQLTHEPERRS